From the genome of Flavobacterium luteolum, one region includes:
- a CDS encoding YihY/virulence factor BrkB family protein: MSQEIEDRIEKLPVVRSLARLLKKIKLPWLEGFSLYDLLEMYTIGIVDGAFSYHASAVSFSFFMALFPFALFILNLIPFIPIDNFQEDFLQFVQQSVPPNTFDAISKIISDILNNSHSGLLSSGFFLSIFLMANGINGILSGFESSKHVFDKRGFFKQYLVALAISIVMTIILFVTVATIVVFEVFIQKTIIQDVLSDRIPLIILGRYLFVVLMILITSSILLRYGTKQYNKVPFISIGSVFTTILIVISSFFFGIWVIKFSKYNELYGSIGTLLILMFYIWINCMILLLGFELNASIRKLKQKKEK; encoded by the coding sequence ATGTCGCAAGAGATAGAAGATCGGATTGAGAAACTGCCTGTGGTGCGGTCATTAGCCCGACTTTTGAAGAAAATTAAACTGCCTTGGCTAGAAGGGTTTTCATTGTATGATTTGTTGGAAATGTATACCATAGGAATTGTTGATGGTGCTTTTTCATATCATGCAAGTGCGGTTTCATTTAGCTTTTTCATGGCTTTGTTTCCTTTTGCGCTATTTATTTTAAACTTGATTCCTTTTATTCCGATAGATAATTTTCAGGAAGATTTTTTGCAGTTCGTACAGCAGAGTGTTCCTCCAAATACCTTTGATGCAATCAGCAAAATTATCAGCGATATTTTAAATAATAGTCACTCGGGTTTGCTTTCGTCTGGATTTTTTCTTTCGATTTTTTTAATGGCAAATGGAATTAATGGCATTCTAAGCGGTTTTGAATCTTCTAAACATGTCTTTGATAAAAGAGGTTTTTTTAAGCAATATTTAGTTGCGTTGGCGATATCTATTGTGATGACTATTATTTTGTTTGTAACAGTCGCAACAATTGTAGTCTTTGAGGTTTTTATTCAAAAAACAATTATTCAGGATGTGCTGAGTGATCGAATTCCGCTTATTATTTTAGGGCGTTATTTGTTTGTTGTTTTAATGATCTTGATAACATCTTCAATATTATTGCGTTATGGTACAAAACAGTATAATAAAGTGCCTTTTATAAGTATTGGTTCTGTTTTTACCACAATCTTAATTGTTATATCTTCGTTCTTTTTTGGGATTTGGGTTATAAAATTTTCAAAATACAACGAACTTTATGGTTCAATTGGAACATTATTAATTCTAATGTTTTATATTTGGATAAACTGTATGATTCTGCTTTTAGGTTTCGAATTGAATGCTTCTATCAGAAAATTAAAACAAAAAAAAGAAAAATAA